The Aeoliella mucimassa genome includes the window TGGTGTGTCAATGCGGGCTTGGTTATTGGGGGAACCGTGGGGGGAGTTCGGCTGCGGTGGGTGGTGCGGTATAACCGGGGAATCACCGATTTCTTTCTGCCTGAGCTAGGAATCTTCGATCATGGCATTGCTGATCAAAAATGGCCGTATTGTGACGGCGACCGACGACTATGTGGCTGATATCCTGTGCGACGAGGGCAAAATTGCCGCCATCGGGCACGACCTGACCGCGCCGGCCGGCGACGAGGTGTTCGACGCCACGGGACAGTTCGTGTTTCCCGGATTCATCGATCCGCATGTCCATATCTATATGGAGTTCATGGGTACCTTTGCCAAGGACGATTACGACTCGGCCAGCCGGGCGGCGTTGGTGGGGGGAACCACCACGCTGATCGAAATGTGCTGCCCGAGCCGGCAGGAGGATCCGCTTGAGGCCTTCGACTTGTGGATGAGCAAGGCCGAGGGCATTTCGTCGTGCGACTATACCTTCCACATGGGAGTCACCCGCTTCGACGATACCACAGAAGCCAAGCTGCGAACGATCGTCGACCGCGGAATCACCAGTTTCAAGGTGTTCTTGGCCTACAAAGACTTCTTTGGTGTGAACGACACCGAATTGTTCCGCACGCTGAAACTGGCTAAGGAGCTTGGGGTGGTGGTCACCGCCCACTGCGAAAACGAAACCCTGATCGCCGAGCGGCAGCAGCTGCTGCTTGCCGAGGGCAAGACGGGCCCTGAATGGCACGAGCCTTCGCGGCCTGTGCAAGTGGAGGCCGAAGGCGTCCATCACCTGATGTCGTTTGCCGAGGCTACCGGTGCTTCGGTCTACGTGGTGCATACGAGCAACCAACCTGCGATCGAAGCTGCCATGGCCGCCCGGGCGCGCGGTGTTGACGTGATGTTAGAGACCGTGATTCCCTATCTGACGCTCGACAACACGTACGCCGAGCAAGGTGATTTCGAAGGGGCGAAGTTCGTGATGTCGCCACCGATTCGGAGTCGCGAACATCAGGACTACCTATGGAATGCACTGGCTTCGGGCGTCGTCAGCACGGTTGCTACCGATCACGCACCATTCGATTTTTCCGCACAAAAAGAGATGGGCCGTGGCGACTTCACCAAGATACCGAACGGATTGCCTTCGATCGAAGATCGCGTCAACTTGCTCTACACCTACGGCGTGAAGCGAGGTCGTATCGACCTACATCGCTTCGTCGACGCCGCTAGTACTCAGGCTGCGAAGCGTTTTGGGTTGTTCCCTCGCAAGGGGACGATCGCCTTGGGAGCCGATGCCGACTTGGTGGTTTACGACCCCACGTATCAAGGGCACATCACCGTGGCCAATCAGCAGATGGCGGCCGATTATAATCCCCACGAAGGTTGGGAGATTGAAGGCCGCCCGAGCCTGGTCACCGTGCGTGGCGAGGTGCAAGTACGCGACGGTGTCTTTGAAGGCGAAGCCGGTCGGGGCGAGTTCCTGGCACGCACGCTTCCCTCGACGATTCATTAATATTCACCACTAACTACGATTGAAACTGTCATGAAGACTGTCACACTGCGCGATGCGGCTACGGGGAACTCGGCTTCGATCCTGATCGATCTGGGATTCAATTGTTATGAGTGGACGGTTCAGTTTGCCGATGGTCCGCAGGATCTGTTGTGGGCCGAGGATGGTTTCGCCGCCGGCGATCGCCGCCCGAGCGGCAGCGGCATTCCCCTGCTGTTTCCATTTCCAGGACGCATCGGTCACTCGCAGTACAGCTACGAGGGACGCGACTACGTACTCGATCATGATCCCGCCCGCCCGCATGCGTTGCATGGATTCGTATTCAATCGCCCGTGGAAAGTCATCGAGCAGACCGATACCAAGGTGGTCGGCGAGTTTCATGCGGCCGAGGTCGATCCTACGATTCTTGAGCACTGGCCCAGCGACTTCACGGTAGTAGCGAGCTACGAACTGGTTGGCAACGAGCTTCGGTTCGAGGCCGAGTTTGCAAACTCCGGCGAAGGTCCCCTGCCCTGGGGATTTGGTACGCATGCTTACTTGCGGTTGCCGATGGCCAGCGGTTCGGCCACGGCCGACACCCTGCTCACCGCCCCGCTCGATCGTGAATGGCCGATGGTCGACATGCTTCCGACCGGTGAGCAGACCAAACTTGCAGAGGACATAACCTTCTCGGGGGGGCTG containing:
- a CDS encoding aldose 1-epimerase is translated as MKTVTLRDAATGNSASILIDLGFNCYEWTVQFADGPQDLLWAEDGFAAGDRRPSGSGIPLLFPFPGRIGHSQYSYEGRDYVLDHDPARPHALHGFVFNRPWKVIEQTDTKVVGEFHAAEVDPTILEHWPSDFTVVASYELVGNELRFEAEFANSGEGPLPWGFGTHAYLRLPMASGSATADTLLTAPLDREWPMVDMLPTGEQTKLAEDITFSGGLKLGERKFDTVYANAVEQGMVQTVVADPMSGRRVVQEYEASEYPVAVVYTPGDRQAVCIEPYTCVPDPFRLEKMGISTGLHVLKPGEKAATKVVLRAEE
- the hydA gene encoding dihydropyrimidinase — translated: MALLIKNGRIVTATDDYVADILCDEGKIAAIGHDLTAPAGDEVFDATGQFVFPGFIDPHVHIYMEFMGTFAKDDYDSASRAALVGGTTTLIEMCCPSRQEDPLEAFDLWMSKAEGISSCDYTFHMGVTRFDDTTEAKLRTIVDRGITSFKVFLAYKDFFGVNDTELFRTLKLAKELGVVVTAHCENETLIAERQQLLLAEGKTGPEWHEPSRPVQVEAEGVHHLMSFAEATGASVYVVHTSNQPAIEAAMAARARGVDVMLETVIPYLTLDNTYAEQGDFEGAKFVMSPPIRSREHQDYLWNALASGVVSTVATDHAPFDFSAQKEMGRGDFTKIPNGLPSIEDRVNLLYTYGVKRGRIDLHRFVDAASTQAAKRFGLFPRKGTIALGADADLVVYDPTYQGHITVANQQMAADYNPHEGWEIEGRPSLVTVRGEVQVRDGVFEGEAGRGEFLARTLPSTIH